The Lolium rigidum isolate FL_2022 chromosome 2, APGP_CSIRO_Lrig_0.1, whole genome shotgun sequence genomic interval AAAGAATGAAATTATGTCGAACTCTTTGTAGTGCAAGTATCTGCTTCCTTCTCTTGGGGTTGGGGAAGATGATGAACAGCTTTTACACAAGTATGACCAAATCTTACGTTTGGGATACAGTAACTAAATGGCTCAACAGGAATACATGATAAATCTATTACTTTTGGACCTGTCCATAGCACAACATAGTAGTACCATACCAAAGCAAATCGACCATACACGGATACACACATACATCTCTGGATCTGGAAAGGGTAACAAGGAATTATCATACACGCGCACACACACAGACGGACTCCACCTTCGTCCATCAAACTACCTAGCTGTTGGTACAGTCTCACTTGACTCAACAGCCTCCTCTATCGCATCCTCCTTCGAATCCTTCTCTTCCGAAATGGCATCTGAGATACCAGAACCTGGCTGTCTCTGGCCAGAGTTGGTCTGTTCCAGCTTGAACAGGTCACCATTCTCCAATTCAGAGAACTTCTCCGCAGATTCTCCCCTGAGAAGCTCAACAACTTCAGACATTATTGGTCTTCGTTCTGGTGTCTTTTGAGTACAAGCAAGCCCGATAACTACCATTCGCTTCACCTCAGCCTCATCAAAGCTATCGCTCAGCTTCGGATCAGCCATTTCCTTGAACTTCTTATCACGGGCGAATGGAAGTGCCCACTCGGTGATGGTCAGTTTCGTAGTGGGGTTTATCTTCTCGACTGGCCTCTTTCCACTGGCAAGCTCTAATAGCAGTACTCCGAAGCTGTAGACGTCACAGCTTTCCTTGGCCTTACCAAGCATGGCATACTCCGGTGCAAGGTAACCCAGCGTGCCTTTCACCTTTGTGGTCACATGGGTTGCGCCATCTGGTATGAGTTTCGCAAAACCGAAATCAGCGACCCGTGCTTGGAAATTCGCGTCCAAGAGAACATTGCTCGCCTTGACGTCTCTATGGATGATATGTGGGATCGCATGGTGATGAAGGTAACTACAAGGTGAAGATAATATAAACATGAGCTTGCGCTTCATCATGATGAATATTGCAAAATGATGTTGAGAGAGCTTACGCAATGCCCTCTGCTGAATCAATAGCGATATTCATTCTTCGCTCCCAACTAAGATGGCATTCAGCCGCGTGCTGTCCATGTAGGTGAGAGTGCAAGCTCAGGTTCTGCATATAGTCATAGACTATCAGACGCTCCTGGCCTTCAGCGCAGTAGCCACGTAAGCTCAACAGGCTCTTGTGCCTAACTCGTGCCAAAACCTCCACCTCAACAGCAAACTCCTTTTCAGCTTTGTTGCTCCAGCTCTTGAGCCTTTTCACGGCAATCTGTTAACATGGGATGAACAATTGAGATGCTAAGTAGGTTGGAGAGGAATTGAAATGCAAACTAAGACGTGGCATTAAATCAGACTTCCCTTAATAATTCTCTACTTGTCTAAGTCCTTCCCAAGTCAACCGCTTGCCTCATCTTACTTAAATATCAGTATGTGTCTATCAACATGCCATTGACATTTTTGGTCATAGACTCATAGTACAAGCGAATCTTAGAAGAAAAGTAATAGTACTACTAGTTGTCTGCCTTTGTCAAGACAGTGGATTATATCTGTCCAGACCATATACGCCTTCTGATTTTCTATACCTCCAGAGTTGCGTTAACACATCAAATTTATGATCATATATAGCTTGTGATCATGCTACCCACTACTACAAGGTCATGGCTACATCCTAGGTAAAGTGAACGCACAAAGAATATATCGTAGTTGAAGGTGAGAAAAAGTCAGTTCTCCACCCATACCAAAAGGATTCACACGCTCAAAGAGTGTAGGTCCAGTTTCGCTTCTCATTTGTTGTCAAAGAATATTCATGGGGTTAGAAAAGTACAACAATTTTCAATCTGAAATTCCACTAGAAACCAGAAAATTAACTAATTAGAAGGTGAAACTAAATCAAGATAAATACAACCATCAACTACAGCAGGTCCCTCCACTAAATTGTCCTGTTTGTACTGCTAATAGCAACAAAAATCACTGTATGCTCAAATAAAAAATAATCGCTAGAGACAAATGATACTACAACAAATCAGTGTGTAGCATAGTGAGAGCTGCATCATTGTTGCATTTCTTATGTTTAAGAGAGGGACTGCACCTGCGATCCGTCCCAGAGCTGGCCCCAGTAGACGCTGCCGAATCCGCCCTCGCCAAGCTTGTTGTCGTAATTGAAATTGTTGGTCGCGGACTGTAGCTCCTTGAGCGAGAAGATCCTCCATGTcgtgtccttcttcttcttcttcctgccAGGTTGAGCCCTATGAGCATAGTAGATGATTAAACCTTACTTCTTCAGCAACTCAAGTACTTGCTGGCACACTTGTTCAGAAACTCTAAACCAACTACCCCCCCCCTAATTGCTTGAATAAATTAGGTTTGTATAACAACCTGTACTCCATTCTATCTCAGCTAGGCAGCTGGCAGCTGAAAATCAACAGCGACATCTCCAGTATGAACAGTAAGCAACATTCTACACTTGTTCAGAATTGTATCCAAGTCTTGGCCGCAAGAAAGCGTAATTGTTTGAAGGTttcgtatgtataaaacatgtattcGATCCTATCGCAGCTGGTGAAGTATTAGCAGCTGTAAATTAACAGCAATGTCCCCAGTAACAGCAGTAAGATTTCGAGTAGTAGGTAGCAGCTACTAATTGAAATCTCATCATCCACTCCAAACAGGGGATGCGGTAGCCAGCAGCTAGTAATTTAGCAGCAAATCAGACCGCAAGCTCACAAAATTGACCCCAGCCTGAGTAGTTCCCCAAAACCATAATCATTTGGTCCTGCTTGAGCTAATCAACCAGCACATaaaaatctggaaaaaaaaaAACCACCGTCTACAGTATAAGACAATTCGTTAGCTAGTGGCCTGGTCGAACCTCTCTCCCAAGTCCCAAACCAGCAACATATAACTATTTCTACAGTACGAATTTCCCCCAAAGTCCAAAACCCCACCGTTATACCCAACCGACGACCCAAACTCCCCCAAAACGGCACCGAAACCAAAACTCCAGAACCTAAATCGCGGCTGATCACTCACCCGTCAGACCGCCTGCAGCAGGAAAACCACTTCATCCCCGGAGTCCGCGCTGGCTCCGGCCTCAGAGCTCCCAGACCAAGCACCGGCCCGCGGGATCCCTACCGCGCGCCGTTGCCAGAGAGCCCACGACCAGGCTGGAaacccgtcctcctcctcctcctgtatTCACCTCCGTCGGTGGCCGCAGGTCAGCGGCGGCAGCACAGGAGACTCAGCGGTGGGAGAGGGAGACAGGAGATAGAGAGCGAGTTTTCTCGGGATGGTGTCGGCTCGGCTCCCCAACTACCGCACGCAAAGCAGCAGCTGGGCGCGGTCCGCTCACCGGCCGGCGGTGATTGGCCGAGGCGCGCCGCCGACGTGGCGCCGCCCCGTTGGCGGGTTTTGAACCAATGCGGTAACGGTCGGGTGTAGACCGTGGGGGGTAACGTCACGGGGTTGGTGACGGGTCCGGGTCGTTGGCTGCGATGCTCTGGCTGACTTGCGGGCCACGTGTGGTGACCTGGCGGGCATATAGTGCTCAAGTGCTGGTTGCTTTGGCTTTTTCTATTGACGGGGCGTTGGTTGTGCTGGGCTGTTGGATGGCTACGTTTGACCAAATGATAGGAAATTCTGAGGACAGATTATGGACAGTTTTTTGGATAGTGATAAGGGCATCTCCGAGGAatggacgcatttcggacgcgtaAAATGGTCGGGCGCGTCTGTTTTCGTCGGGCACCGGACACGAAATTGGTCGTTTTTTTACCGTGCGCTCGTTTGGGCCCGGGTGCCTCGAGTGGGGCGACGCATTTGCACGTCCCCATGAATTGGGATATTTTAAACAACAAAAGTCTcagttattacatccaaattcttaaaattatatataaaaataaGATGATATTGACATCTACGCATTACCTCCGTGGCCAGCCAAtatccactgatgctcaatcagatccgtctgtaGGCGTTTGAACACGTTCTCATCAGTGATTTCAACATTCGTATGCAGTGCTGCCAGGATGATGCCCCAGGgattggcgcaaccagctcaccttgaaaATCTCATTGGTGCTCATTGCGGCCATCGTGACGCTCGTTCCCAACGATCATGTTTTGCATGATCACGCAACGGGTCGTCACCTCATGCATTGtcctcagcgaccatgttcttgtcgggtgacggacaattgcccaccgagcttggagcacgccAAATCCCCgccccacatctttcctgcaagccttttgcatcttggcaaacctctttATCTTTTCCGTGTTTGGATTACAGACAGTTttcaccagtgtggcccagttagagtagatgccatcagcaagataatatggcttgccatattcatttccattgatctcgtgGCTCACctagggagctttgccttgcataagcCTGTTGAAGACCGGTGATcgatgcaacacattgatgtcattgttgaaaCTGGCCATgctaaagaatgaatgccaaatccataaatcttgagttaTCACTGCTTCAAGAATTGCAGTGCATCCCTTCGCATGGCCGATGTACTGACCGTGCCATCCAAATGAACAGTTCtttcactcccagtgcatgcaatctatgttgGCGATCATtgctgggaaccctctagactcgttgatagacagcaaccgccttgtatcctcaattgttggctccctacagtaatgttaTCCGAACAAGGCAATCACAGCTCCGCAAAACCGGTACATGgaatcaaggcaggtgctctcacccattcgaagatactcattaaATATAGCAGCAACCATTACATAGGATAGCATGCGAATAGTTGCGGAACATTTTGGGTACGAGGTGAAACC includes:
- the LOC124691868 gene encoding PTI1-like tyrosine-protein kinase At3g15890 isoform X2 — its product is MKWFSCCRRSDGKKKKKDTTWRIFSLKELQSATNNFNYDNKLGEGGFGSVYWGQLWDGSQIAVKRLKSWSNKAEKEFAVEVEVLARVRHKSLLSLRGYCAEGQERLIVYDYMQNLSLHSHLHGQHAAECHLSWERRMNIAIDSAEGIAYLHHHAIPHIIHRDVKASNVLLDANFQARVADFGFAKLIPDGATHVTTKVKGTLGYLAPEYAMLGKAKESCDVYSFGVLLLELASGKRPVEKINPTTKLTITEWALPFARDKKFKEMADPKLSDSFDEAEVKRMVVIGLACTQKTPERRPIMSEVVELLRGESAEKFSELENGDLFKLEQTNSGQRQPGSGISDAISEEKDSKEDAIEEAVESSETVPTAR
- the LOC124691868 gene encoding PTI1-like tyrosine-protein kinase At3g15890 isoform X1 → MKWFSCCRRSDGAQPGRKKKKKDTTWRIFSLKELQSATNNFNYDNKLGEGGFGSVYWGQLWDGSQIAVKRLKSWSNKAEKEFAVEVEVLARVRHKSLLSLRGYCAEGQERLIVYDYMQNLSLHSHLHGQHAAECHLSWERRMNIAIDSAEGIAYLHHHAIPHIIHRDVKASNVLLDANFQARVADFGFAKLIPDGATHVTTKVKGTLGYLAPEYAMLGKAKESCDVYSFGVLLLELASGKRPVEKINPTTKLTITEWALPFARDKKFKEMADPKLSDSFDEAEVKRMVVIGLACTQKTPERRPIMSEVVELLRGESAEKFSELENGDLFKLEQTNSGQRQPGSGISDAISEEKDSKEDAIEEAVESSETVPTAR